ACCTGCAGAATCATTTTACTCCTGATATTTTCTTTTTTGAAGCGCTGGAAGATGCGTATCATTGCCACTTTGATGATGTCGGCTGCCGTGCCTTGAATGGGGGCGTTGATGGCGTTGCGCTCGGCAAAGCCGCGCACGGTGGCGTTCTGCGAGTTGATATCGGGAAGATAACGGCGGCGGCCGAAGAGGGTGGGGACATAACCCTGCTGGCGGGCTTCCTGTTTGGCCTTTTCCATGTAGTCGTGCACCTTGGGGAAGGTGTCGAAGAAGCCGTCGATGAGCAGTTTTGCCTCGTCGCGCGAAATGTCGAGGCGTTCGGCCAGACCGAAGACGGTGATGCCGTAGATGATACCGAAATTGGCACGTTTCGATTTTGTTCGCTCATCGCGAGTCACCTCTTCAATGGGCTTCTTATATATATTAGAAGCGGTGGCGGCATGCAGGTCCTTGCCTCCGCGGAACACGTTGATCATGTTTTCATCGCCACTCAGATGGGCCATCACGCGCAGTTCAATCTGACTGTAGTCGGCTGAGAAGAACAGGCATCCTGGTTCGGGCACGAAGGCCTTGCGAATCTCTTTTCCGTCCTCGCCGCGGATGGGGATGTTCTGCAGATTGGGGTCGCTACTCGACAGGCGACCGGTGGCGGTGATGGTTTGATTGAACGAGGTATGGATATGTCCGGTGCGTGGATTGATCAGTTTTGGAAGGGCATCGATATAGGTGCCGATGAGTTTTTTTAACCCTCTGTGTTCCAGGATGTCAGCCACTATCTCATGCTTGTTTTTCAGTTGCTGAAGCACCTCCTCGCTGGTCACGTACTGACCGGTCTTGGTCTTTTTGGCCTTCTCCACAATTTTCAGTTTGTCGAACAGAATCTCTCCCACCTGTTTGGGCGAGGCGATGTTGAACGACTGACCTGCCAGCTCGTAGATGCGCTGCTCTATGGTGTTCATTCTCTCGGTGAGAATCTTCGATGTCTCGGCCAGTGATGCCGTGTCCAGACACACACCGTTCATCTCCATCTCGGCCAATACCGGCATCAGTGGCATCTCTATCTCGTAGAATAGTTTCTCACAGTCCAGCCTCTTCAACTCGGGTTCCAGTTTCTCTTTCAGCTGAAGGGTGATGTCGGCATCTTCGCAGGCATACTCATATACCTCGGTAGGGGATAGGTCGCGCATTGAGCGCTGGTTCTTTCCTTTCGGTCCTATCAGTTCGTCGATGTGAACGGTCTGATAGTTCAGATACACCTCGGCCATGTAGTCCATGTTGTGTCTCAACTCGGGTTGAATCAAATAGTGGGCTATCATAGTGTCCCACATCGGGCCAGCAAGCTGAATGTTATAATTTCTTAAAACTTCTAAATCGTACTTAAGGTTCTGTCCGATTTTCAAAATTTCGGGACTTTCATAGATTGGTTTAAAGATATTAACAATTCTTTGAGCTTCTTCACGATTTGACGGAATGGGCACATAAAATGCCTCGTGAGGCTTCACT
The sequence above is a segment of the Prevotella sp. E9-3 genome. Coding sequences within it:
- the polA gene encoding DNA polymerase I — its product is MNKIFLLDAYALIYRSYYAFIKNPRINSKGLNTSAIIGFVNTLQEVLEKEKPTHLGVAFDPHGPTFRSDAFPAYKAQREATPEDIRKAVPIIKDLLAAWNIPVLQADGFEADDVIGTLATKLTAHPTAPEGASIDSQTKVAPSGAEGGTIVYMLTPDKDYGQLVSDQVKIFRPRHGGGYETMGPTEVCQKYGIEKTAQVIDLLALMGDSADNFPGCPGVGEKTAVKLINEFGSIEEMLKRTDELKGALQKKVVEHVDDIKMSYFLATIKTDVPIEVTLDELAIKSPDEEKLTKIFDELEFKSLKAKIFKKSENKPKPANGELSLFEIFADESQGDSKNSSFESLKTISHKYQLVDTEEEMLKIFSIFKTNKILSLDTETTSTSAIDAELVGLSFSVKPHEAFYVPIPSNREEAQRIVNIFKPIYESPEILKIGQNLKYDLEVLRNYNIQLAGPMWDTMIAHYLIQPELRHNMDYMAEVYLNYQTVHIDELIGPKGKNQRSMRDLSPTEVYEYACEDADITLQLKEKLEPELKRLDCEKLFYEIEMPLMPVLAEMEMNGVCLDTASLAETSKILTERMNTIEQRIYELAGQSFNIASPKQVGEILFDKLKIVEKAKKTKTGQYVTSEEVLQQLKNKHEIVADILEHRGLKKLIGTYIDALPKLINPRTGHIHTSFNQTITATGRLSSSDPNLQNIPIRGEDGKEIRKAFVPEPGCLFFSADYSQIELRVMAHLSGDENMINVFRGGKDLHAATASNIYKKPIEEVTRDERTKSKRANFGIIYGITVFGLAERLDISRDEAKLLIDGFFDTFPKVHDYMEKAKQEARQQGYVPTLFGRRRYLPDINSQNATVRGFAERNAINAPIQGTAADIIKVAMIRIFQRFKKENIRSKMILQVHDELNFSVYPEEKEKVERIVLEEMQGAMNLDVPLVADSGFGINWLEAH